Genomic window (Branchiostoma lanceolatum isolate klBraLanc5 chromosome 13, klBraLanc5.hap2, whole genome shotgun sequence):
AATCTATAACACAGCAAAAAaatccttttccctcctactgcaaaataaaaccaccacaaaagtaaaAGAACTTACAGTATCACAACAAAGATGGTAGTGAATTGACAAAAATGGTGACCTTAGAGCTTGTTGGCTCCTTCCCAATGTTTCGGAAAACTGGAATCATGAAGCACACCAAAACAAAGTTGGCATAGACCAGACAGCCCACAACCTAAGGGAGAAAAACACACaatgaaactttttttaaaaatcataatgaaataaaaattcTACATTAGCAGGGTACTCTGCTAGATGTTCCTTTCAAGGGGTTTTGCGATCAGTCTATTTTCtcttatacatacatacaagttgGAACGTACAAATATTTTTTATCATATCCTAACTGAACTATTGAAAAGGACCTGGTCTGGATGGCTATATCATAGGGTCAGAATCTGGCATATAGACTTTGTGAAATATATCAAACTGTGATCGCGAACAAATCTGATCATCCCACCTGCCCAAAGTTGCTGACCACATAGTTCCACCTGATGGAAGGTGTCCTGTAGAGGGAATTTATCATCAACATTATCCTTGAATTTTGCTTCATTTTCAATAGTCACAAGGAGCATGTTGATAGTGTCATGCAATGATACCATGCCATAAAACTAATCATCTAGTCTTCTGTTTTTCCTATGCGCTATTATTTGGAAGATTTTTCTTTATCAACAGTCGCACTTAAATCaaacaaatattatgttttcagCTCATTGAATTATTAAGTGggttacacaatacaaaagtcaattggatagattttgtaaaaaaaggtaatccacttcgaaaaaaaaaatttgcagAAGTTCTTAAAAATCTGGATAGATATTGCAAAATACTTCCAGTATATAAGTAATTTTTGTACTGACCTAgaggtctaaccttcatcaacatatcaatTAGAAAATCTTGCTACAGACAATCCATTATGCAATAAATTGAAAGACACCTCTACTTCAAATCGTTTTTGCAAACATTCTTATCTTTCAGTCCTGTTTACAAACAACATGGTAAATGTTTTGAGATCAGAAAAGTAAAACGTAAAGACAAATTTTACTTCGAAAAAAGCATTCTTACCTTGGGTACTCATCCCTATAGACAAGAGTGGGAGCGAAGAGGAAATACAGGTACTTGGAAAAGTCTGGACACATCACATGCTTTTCAGGTCCATCAGCTGATGCAGCTGAAGGAATGACAAAGTCATCTCTGTTAAAACTCGGAAGTAAACTATCATCAACAGTGAAAGCTGTCCAGCTGTTGCTTTACAAACTTCTTTTAAATCAAATACTTAATTTTTATTCAGTAATAGACTATGGATTTCCTTGGTATATCAACTTAGCACAAGAAAACCAAAAAGACTTTTAACTGTGAAAATCTATGATTGCACAGCCCGATATTTCGATGAGTTTACCTTGAAGACTATGTGTACCTACCTTCTTTTGTGTTCAAAACTTTAGGGGCATTCTCCCTGACAAAGGAGTGAACTTTCATGACCATTCGTACCTGAAAACAAGGCAGAATAGATAGCTTAGCAAAACAATGTACCAGGCATATTTCTAAGAAAACACTGAAACCTCCATTTACATGATTgctatttttcacattttggtAACACTAACGTGACTTAGCCAGACTTAGCCAGGAATACTGTATCTAACTTGAACCACTAAAAAGGCTAATTTAAAGTACAAGTTTTCAAGTTTATATCACATTTTGTGTACTTTTCTGACTCTAATCCATCTAAACCCTGTGCTAACATAATGTAAAAAGTGTTAAACAAATGTTTTCGACCTTAAGGTTTCTACCCTGGCTAAATTACCATGTTGATTTTCTATTGTTGTCTCATTTATGAATTAAAAAAGAACTGTAGTTGTACTACATATTGACAGCTGAACttgaacaaatttgaaatatgattttttggaccatatggatgactttatcaaatttcattgcccctaacatcatttttttctaagagaaaatacagcactttggtacataccacagcaatgaaactatgtttttATATTAGATAGCAATAGACCAGATGGGATAAGTGCATTTCCAAAGCTGAAGAAACTTTTTAGTTCTTATTGATTGACACATGTCAAGGGCAAGTACAGGAAAATAAACACAATGTACTTACTTGTTCACAGACAACAATGAGAGCAGCAGTGGGTGGGAGACTGTGATGACAGATCTGTCGGAGGGGTAACCAGCCAAAACCAGCCTGGTAACCAAAGTAACCCACACAGTACAGCCAGTCAAACCAGGCAGCTGAAACACAACACACAATACGTATATAAGACATCAACAACATACAATTATggaggttaaacatccaggtaaacaatatctaGAGACTATTAAAACTCTACAACGGGATAAAATTCAGAGATCTACTTCCTgatgttttgagtgacatccacctagtgacgctgaagaagagtgatggatgtcactcaaaacatcCGGAAGTAAATTTttgaattttatccagctggaactaactaggatgacgcCCAGGCTAAGACACTTCTATACCCACCACATTTGTCCCTGTTGTGAGCCCAGTGGTTGAAGGCACAGTACACAGCAATGGTGGCCAGTTGCATGTAGACCCATGTGTGAAGAACTATGGGCATCCTGTCAAATGCAAAGGACACCATCGAAAAGTCCACCATCCAACTGAAAACATGATAAAGATATGAAATTAGACAAGAACAGTGTTTCACTTTTTTCCAACATTTCAAACTGGCTAGTTGAGTTGCAAGGTTATTAGTGCATTGGAAGATAAAGtatttacagtcaaacttgtccatccaaccaactctatcctacaaccaactcttgtcaacaaccacattcagacCGTTTATTGGCGATGTAATCAacagtgcattgtagtcttgtagacaacaacagtttagtttgttttttcttgtatttcttcacttgtcttgtaattttatatgcataacAGGCAGATAAGTCCTGTACGTGCGAAGTATTTATGCAGCCTCATTTATgcccacaaaatcagcaaaccgacccgagttttatccaacagccaactccagtcaacaaccacatttctttggtcccttgactggttgttggatgcaagtttgactgtacaatggtTATGTCTGAAAATTGAATAAATCAAAAAACACAATTTCTGttcaaaaattaatgatttaaCTATGCTACATAGATTGTGTGTTCCCCAAGGGTCCATCATAGACCACCCCACCCAATTGTAAAACATTCAAAATGATTCAATTCTATTCCcagcaagaacaaaaaaactttcatgTTCATACATTGCATTCTTAAGAACTGAAAACAACATGGTTTCCTATAACTATCTAATATTAGTAATaagtaaaagacaacaatatcAAAGTGAAAGCAGTTTGCATTCTCACCTGCCCTTGTCTACAATGTCATACACAAAGGTGTTGATCATCAACACTATCAGAATGGCCACAAATATGTGGTAGATAGTCTGGATGTGCTGCATCTCCAACAGGTCTCTGTGGGGAACAAAAAAGATAAGAAAGTTTTAAAGACACTTGGCCAACATAGTGGTGTGAATACATGCTTGTACAGAAAAGTTAAGCactaaaatgtataaaaaattatgtcaatcatcatgtaaactgtcttcaagcaaaaaaaaataaaagcagGGAAATGTTTTAGAATGGACCACAGCATGACACAgattttgtacatctctgtctagcCTACCTGCATGCCAAATACCATGGAACTTGTTGTCTCTTTGGTCAGTTAGACTCCTTGAAAGATTCTTAAACAACAGCCCTGCAGTTCCATACCAAGCCGGGCCGGATTGTTAtgttttggcaaaggtaatacacTGTAATAAAGCATTAAAGATGCTTACGTTAGAATAGAATCTCGTGGTACAAATGTCTTCTGTCCTTCTCTGGAATTTGAATTCCTGcggagaaaaaaattaaggaaaaatgtcaatatcaGCATGAGACAGAAGGATGCCAAACAatgtttgcaacattttgaTTTTCTGATTTGATAGCAGTAGCAGCCAGAAACTGGAAAAAGTGAGATTCAAGATTGtacaatacatcaaacaaaatcaacaacaagaATGTTTTTAAAGTATTCAGATATTTTATTAATTAGGTATGTCTACATACCCAGGggaggtgaaaaaaaaaatagagaacattgagacaaaaaaatatataatcaaaacataCACAAATCAACATTGACAAGACCACTATAAAATGATGTATATTCTAGGTCACAAAAACTCATCTACCTATGACACAAGAGTCTGCatgctttaacctttagcaagCTGAAGTAGCTTTTTGACAGccgttaggcagcagggagaaggttaaaaaaagagtaCAATAATCATGTaataaaatgcaaataacaCATTCTTCATGTAGTCTAGTGTAATAAGACTTTAAAATTAAATGATATTAAAAGGACAAATGAAGTAAAACATCTATTTCTAGTATTACTGTACATGGAACTGAAGTTTACCTTTGAACAGTGGCATTCCCGTTTGTGTCAGGTTGTTGCAATTGGAGAGTGTTAACTTCCTGGGTCACTTCATCGAACAGTTCCCCCAACTGGCTGTCTACCTGGCGCAGGAAATCAAGCCTCTTGCTCTAAATGACCACCGAGAAAATCTGAATATTAGAATCACAGATTCACAGCAATATGATATATACACTTTGGCTATTGCATTTAAAACAGGTTTTCAGCTAGGACTATATagacatgggggggggggtctctatGTACTCCCAGAGGGctctatgtacatgtgtatgcaattACCATGAAAACAGGTTGTCCTCTGGGTGTCCAcaaaaggagggcatctaatttctttgttttctaagTGTAGGGCTTCTTCTGGATGCCATGAAGGGATGATGAGGCCCTGTTAGCTAATAGCCTGAGTCAGAATACACTTATTTTGCTGGACATAGTAGGTGGCATAGTAAGGTGGCCCTGTTAGATTAGGATCAGCAGGTGCGGGGTTTAAATCCCTAGAAGGTTCTAATGTTGCACACTGGAACGACAAGCACTTTACAACAATTTCCTCAATTAACTCAGGTAATGATGTGTACCTTGTTTAATAGTGTAAGTAAGGTATTTTACCGGTTTTACCGCTTATGTGATGCAAACCTTGGTATGTGACTACAATGTACCATGTAACATTTAGTTACAACAAGTTATTAAGGGTGGTATAAAGTGACAACAAACAAGTCCTTGCTTTTGGATATTATATGTGTTAGAAAATCGAATCCCCCACCTGTATTTTGTCCAGCAATTTCTGCATCTTCAGCTGTTTTATTGCACTCTGTGACAGACTTGGTCCCAATCTCTCAACACCTGCGGAGATAAGAAAAACAGTCCACATCTAATTTGCATTGATAAATGgaaaactgtaacaactagGAAAGTATGAACTTTCTTAAAGCATCGTGGGGATTGGTTTTTATCTTAAATGTCACAATATGTGATTTTTCATCTTTTCGATGTTTTGCAAGtcggaaaaaaaaagaagcattgCTCAATCTGAGAACCGAGAAATTAAATTGCAGTGGCCTGCGTGAAATATTGGTTAGTTGTTGATCCGAACACCAGACACACAAGAATAGATTACAGTCTATATTACAATTAGTAAACTGAACTAAATAACATATCCTTGGCAATAAAATCATAAGTAGGAACTACAATAGCACAAACGAGATATGATAAAAGCTACCAAATAAAATCTAAGAAAGTGTACAATAGACTCTTCAGGCTTATCTCTCTACCCTGTTTAAACAAGGGCTCTTAATAATGAAGAAtgaagaatgaagacctttattgtacacacatacccactgggtttagtacaggtcacaacagaaaacataacagtttgaaagtacatatatatacattacaatgataagctaacactaatctaatgattacgttaatttggcctcttctcgcttcttggtgatattgtaaatatacgtacaggtgtgttttataatagagggtttaccttaagtcattagaaatatgaattgttcctctttgcaaagatgtataaaatggggaCCTTTGACATTCCAGACCACAACTCTGGTCTGCAAAGTTCAAAGGGCACTGAGGTGTGATCTCAGACAGTAAACACATGCCACCATCAGGCGATGTTGTACAAACAAGATATAATCAATACATGTCTGTAACAGCTGATATTCAAAAGACCGTGCTCTATACTATCCAAAACACAGAggctgtcagaaaatgttataagCTTACACctgaacatctgcttggagatcaaattATGGCTTGCTGTCATGCAAACAAGGCAGTACTGAAAACATAGCCTAGTTAGCAGGCCATCTGTCAGAAAATGTTGTTATAGTCTTCTGTAAACTCCCATtgacccaacatctgcttggagattctaGACCAACACTATCCGGATACAACATTCAGCAATGATTACGTAATGTCACGCTTGAGGAAATCTAGACATAAACGTGCTTTGCTTCTATCGTGGCTTGAATAAAAGTTCTCGTCAGAAACGAAATTGGAGAAACATTAGGACATTTAATCATTGACTTGTAAAATATATGAAGAAAAACCAGTTGAACATGTCGAAATAAGCGACAAAAATCCTTGCTTTGACAGAACTGTTTGACATGGACGAAACTGCGTTTTTCTTGTTCACAGTACACAACTCAATCACATAAAGTAGTGTCTTCATAACGTAGTAAGTTTGTAAGAAGTCACCTGTCTCGTCATCACTTGGGGGAACTTTTCTCAGCCGTAAACCGCTGGTTCTGTCTTCAGAACCTCTTTCAAATTCCCTCCCAACCTCCATGTTGGCCACGTCTGGTTGGACTATACCACGTACAATAGAGGGGAGAGTTGTAAAAGGAAATATGCTTGCGTCAGAGTGTTCATTTTCTGCATCTAGATAATAATCAAATATTGAAAATTCTTACTATAAAAGACCTTAATTAATCAATGAAGTAATGTTTTCATAATGGATTGGGGTAAAGTGGCTAGaacaaggacataatgtccttggttagaaGTAGTTTCTTCCAGTTCTTGCAATGTCTAAGGACGCAACCATTTAACGAAGGGGGCCCCAAGTTCgccactttttttctaaatcacatttttcaaatgtaaattttgtgaaCCTGGTGATACAGATCGGGATAGCGGGTATTTCGAGAttcaaaaaaaatctaattaCTAGTACATTTATATTACTTTGTTGTCCATATTAGTATGATCATTTTTCACCGTGTCAAAATTCAATGATCTTAAGGTGTCATGAGCGAAGAAAAGGTGACAAAGCAATTTTGCGCACCAAGAAAATATAAAAAAGGAAAGAGCAAAATATGAGCAAATTGTTCTCACTGATATGAAAGAGAAAGCGGAATAAGAAAATGCAAATACTAAAGATTAACGTCATCTGTCTTAACGTAACATGGAAACATTGTTTAAAAATATGCAATTTGGACTAaaaacctactctccaagcagagcattggtttcggctggtttttgacgtgtttttagacgttatttgtcatcttttttttttgtctcgcaaacccaagatgacaaagtagaaagcacgacaataacgtctaaaaacatgtcaaaaaccagccgaaaccaatgctctgcttggagagtataaaaACCAAGGTAAAGCATTACCTGAGAAGCAAAGATTCAAACACTTTTGCCTGAGgcctatactctccaagcagagcattggtttcggctggtttttgacgtgtttttagacgttattgtcgtgctttctactttgtcatcttttttatgTTTCGTAAacgcgagacaaaaaaaagatgacaaataacgtctaaaaacacgtcaaaaaccagccgaaaccaatgctctgcttggagagtatgaggCCTATTCCTCtacaaaatacatgaaaaatatcTCAAGTCAGTTACAAAAAGGAACTGACAACAACTTGGTTTATACAAGCACCTTTAAGTTGAATTGCAATGAAGCGGATTGGGGAGCCTGACGGAAGGGGGCAAGGGGCCAGCTACATGATCTAGCCTAACGTTTGATAGCCTTTAGGGGAGAAAGATAATTTCTTTCCTTAATTTCTTTCCTTTATGCATCAAATACTAAATATCAAAGTTACAATACATAGAGATACAGCCTATCAGAACTCTACTCTTTTTTTAAGAGATAAGAGCCGTATCGTTGATTTATCCACTCACATGCAGACCTAATCACATGACTCTTTGTGAGACGAGCAAACATGTGATGTGACAGTGGCAATTAGGTGAAACCATTCGGTAAATGGGGTTTCATCACTATTGCTTATCAAAAAAACACTCGTTAATGAATTCCAAATTTCTGCAGATCGAttagaaatatattttatattttatttGTGGGAAATTCGTGTCTCAATGACGTTGTTTGACCGACTTAAGTAGATTTTATATATCACCACCCCCATGAtatcaatggtttaaaccaaaGCAACATGGAAGGCAAGTTGTTCTTGCAAATTTTCTTCCTACAACTTCTAGGACATTTCCTAGTTTTCGG
Coding sequences:
- the LOC136447238 gene encoding LOW QUALITY PROTEIN: sterol O-acyltransferase 1-like (The sequence of the model RefSeq protein was modified relative to this genomic sequence to represent the inferred CDS: deleted 2 bases in 1 codon), which translates into the protein MEVGREFERGSEDRTSGLRLRKVPPSDDETGVERLGPSLSQSAIKQLKMQKLLDKIQSKRLDFLRQVDSQLGELFDEVTQEVNTLQLQQPDTNGNATVQRNSNSREGQKTFVPRDSILTDLLEMQHIQTIYHIFVAILIVLMINTFVYDIVDKGSWMVDFSMVSFAFDRMPIVLHTWVYMQLATIAVYCAFNHWAHNRDKCAAWFDWLYCVGYFGYQAGFGWLPLRQICHHSLPPTAALIVVCEQVRMVMKVHSFVRENAPKVLNTKEAASADGPEKHVMCPDFSKYLYFLFAPTLVYRDEYPRTPSIRWNYVVSNFGQVVGCLVYANFVLVCFMIPVFRNIGKEPTSSKVLVLAIFGSLLPGMLVLFLVFFGVLHSWLNAFAEMLRFADRQFYKDWWNSTSFAGYYRSWNVVVHDWLYYYIYKDIMLLLGYHNKTYAALSVFVLSAIVHEYIIAFSLGFFYPVLLCMFGGIGLVLFFLVPQQPSRFWNIGLWVGLFIGMGLLMCLYCQEWYARINCPRVYDSYADYVIPRSWTCMMQNVN